One part of the Anaeromyxobacter sp. Fw109-5 genome encodes these proteins:
- a CDS encoding IgA Peptidase M64, with translation MVATLLVAALLAGAPPRTLRVDYFHTGTSSEERFSLDRVVLEPLPFPGRPDRLLDDTNLGKYFFEVRDLATQRVVYSRGFASIFGEWELTEEARKTNRTFSESVRFPAPSAPVQLVVKKRDAERAFREVWSLVLDPGDRFVDDARPPSPGPVIALQDSGDPTAKLDLLLVGDGYTAKDRPKFEQDARRLLGTLFEHEPFRSRRRDFNVWGLCPPTEEGGVSRPLTGIHRRSRVGATYDAFGSERYVLSFENRSLRDVASFAPYDAVAILVNAETYGGGGIFNLYATVAADNRWAGYVFVHELGHSLAALADEYFTSETAYLSSEARPEPWEPNVTANPRAAKWKDLLTAGVPLPTPWPKDEFTRRAKEFQERRKAIRARNGPEWEMDALFLAQQKEETALLSAAPHAAHVGAFEGANYEASGYYRPQLDCVMFTRDPVPFCAVCRRALSRVIDLYAAPAR, from the coding sequence ATGGTCGCCACCCTGCTCGTCGCCGCGCTCCTCGCCGGGGCGCCTCCCCGCACGCTCCGCGTCGACTACTTCCACACCGGGACCTCCTCCGAGGAGCGGTTCAGCCTCGATCGCGTCGTGCTGGAGCCGCTGCCGTTCCCCGGACGTCCCGACCGCCTCCTCGACGACACCAACCTCGGTAAATACTTCTTCGAGGTCCGCGATCTCGCGACGCAGCGGGTCGTCTACTCGCGCGGGTTCGCGTCGATCTTCGGGGAGTGGGAGCTCACCGAGGAGGCGCGCAAGACGAACCGGACGTTCTCGGAGTCCGTACGCTTCCCCGCCCCGTCCGCCCCCGTCCAGCTCGTGGTGAAGAAGCGCGACGCCGAGCGCGCGTTCCGGGAGGTGTGGTCGCTGGTGCTCGATCCGGGCGACCGCTTCGTCGACGACGCCCGTCCGCCCTCCCCCGGTCCGGTGATCGCGCTGCAGGACTCGGGCGACCCGACGGCCAAGCTCGACCTCCTCCTCGTCGGCGACGGCTACACCGCGAAGGACCGCCCGAAGTTCGAGCAGGACGCGCGCCGGCTCCTCGGGACCCTCTTCGAGCACGAGCCGTTCCGGTCCCGCCGCCGCGACTTCAACGTGTGGGGCCTCTGCCCTCCCACGGAGGAGGGCGGCGTCTCGCGCCCGCTCACCGGGATCCACCGCCGCTCGCGCGTGGGCGCCACCTACGACGCGTTCGGCTCCGAGCGCTACGTCCTCTCCTTCGAGAACCGCTCGCTGCGCGACGTGGCCTCGTTCGCCCCGTACGACGCGGTGGCGATCCTCGTGAACGCGGAGACCTACGGCGGCGGCGGCATCTTCAACCTCTACGCCACCGTGGCCGCCGACAACCGCTGGGCGGGCTACGTCTTCGTCCACGAGCTCGGCCACTCCCTCGCGGCGCTCGCGGACGAGTACTTCACCTCGGAGACCGCGTACCTCTCGAGCGAGGCCCGGCCCGAGCCGTGGGAGCCGAACGTGACGGCGAACCCCCGGGCGGCGAAGTGGAAGGACCTCCTCACGGCCGGGGTGCCGCTCCCGACCCCGTGGCCGAAGGACGAGTTCACCCGCCGCGCGAAGGAGTTCCAGGAGCGGCGCAAGGCCATCCGCGCCCGCAACGGGCCCGAGTGGGAGATGGACGCGCTGTTCCTCGCGCAGCAGAAGGAGGAGACGGCGCTCCTCTCGGCGGCGCCTCACGCCGCGCACGTGGGCGCGTTCGAGGGCGCGAACTACGAGGCGAGCGGCTACTACCGGCCCCAGCTCGACTGCGTCATGTTCACCCGCGATCCGGTGCCGTTCTGCGCGGTGTGCCGGCGGGCGCTGTCGAGGGTGATCGACCTGTACGCGGCGCCGGCGCGCTAG
- a CDS encoding NnrS family protein: protein MSVTARHLEAPPWRREPYRLFFPLGAALGAIGVGDVLRQAMSGAVGESGLAHSLALIQGFMTAFATGFLFTFVPRRTGTRAPAAWQMALAAGAPVAAVLLHLVGRSAAGHAAWLAGIAVLAGFAARRLASERALRRVPAVFAWVPAALLLGAGGAIASAIAPRLGPWPGPQVWALGRGMLVQGLVTGLVLGVGGILLPQLTRGEAPPDALEPGANRRAALRHGALALAFLASFPLEIFRSALEGLALRAAVAGAVLLGVARIHRAPSAPGLHRGLVWLSAWLLLAGYLLAAIFPKLRGAALHLTFVGGFALMTLAVSIHVAVTHGGRPERLAGSPAPVRAVGLLVLAATAARLLAGIDRARLQLWLAVAAVLFLGALASWAALVLPALFPRAPSAPAPRTGRSPSTAPAGTPRRTAPDRG, encoded by the coding sequence GTGAGCGTCACGGCTCGCCACCTCGAGGCCCCGCCCTGGCGGCGGGAGCCGTATCGCCTCTTCTTCCCGCTGGGAGCCGCGCTCGGGGCGATCGGCGTCGGAGACGTCCTCCGGCAGGCCATGTCCGGGGCGGTCGGGGAGAGCGGGCTCGCCCACTCGCTCGCGCTGATCCAGGGGTTCATGACGGCCTTCGCGACGGGGTTCCTGTTCACCTTCGTCCCGCGCCGGACGGGCACGCGCGCGCCGGCGGCCTGGCAGATGGCGCTCGCGGCTGGCGCCCCCGTGGCCGCGGTGCTGCTGCACCTCGTGGGGCGGAGCGCCGCGGGTCACGCGGCCTGGCTCGCCGGGATCGCGGTCCTCGCCGGCTTCGCCGCGCGCCGGCTCGCGAGCGAGCGCGCCCTGCGCCGCGTCCCGGCGGTCTTCGCATGGGTCCCGGCGGCGCTGCTCCTCGGCGCCGGCGGGGCGATCGCGAGCGCGATCGCCCCGCGGCTCGGTCCCTGGCCGGGACCCCAGGTATGGGCGCTCGGGCGCGGGATGCTCGTGCAGGGGCTCGTGACCGGCCTCGTGCTCGGCGTGGGCGGGATCCTGCTGCCGCAGCTGACGCGCGGGGAGGCTCCGCCGGACGCGCTCGAGCCGGGCGCCAACCGCCGGGCCGCGCTCCGGCACGGCGCGCTCGCCCTCGCGTTCCTGGCGAGCTTCCCGCTCGAGATCTTCCGCTCCGCGCTGGAGGGCCTCGCGCTGCGCGCCGCCGTGGCGGGCGCGGTGCTCCTCGGCGTGGCGCGCATCCACCGCGCCCCCAGCGCGCCGGGGCTGCACCGCGGCCTCGTCTGGCTCTCGGCGTGGCTGCTGCTCGCAGGTTACCTGCTCGCCGCGATCTTCCCGAAGCTCCGCGGCGCGGCGCTCCACCTCACCTTCGTCGGCGGGTTCGCCCTCATGACGCTCGCAGTGTCGATCCACGTGGCGGTGACGCACGGCGGCCGCCCCGAGCGGCTCGCCGGCTCGCCCGCGCCGGTGCGCGCCGTCGGCCTCCTCGTCCTGGCCGCCACGGCGGCGCGGCTGCTCGCCGGGATCGACCGCGCGCGCCTGCAGCTCTGGCTCGCCGTCGCGGCGGTGCTGTTCCTCGGCGCGCTGGCCTCGTGGGCCGCGCTGGTCCTCCCCGCCCTCTTCCCTCGTGCTCCTAGCGCGCCGGCGCCGCGTACAGGTCGATCACCCTCGACAGCGCCCGCCGGCACACCGCGCAGAACGGCACCGGATCGCGGGTGA